A region from the Stygiolobus caldivivus genome encodes:
- the nuoN gene encoding NADH-quinone oxidoreductase subunit NuoN, whose protein sequence is MELSIYLPIVIPSVIMVVTSIAVLYVDNGKTEGFLRALYFALASLIVSLILFVVFFTLKYYGYGLFSYSIHLTPFGYFIAIASLLASIIIIIGGINELRDWDNRSSFLSLVILTNLGVLYLAFAYNVLTIFASWGIASAATYVIAMLKKDYNSTEAGVKYLVMGLLSSSLMIVGLAFYVLGINSLSLDATVSYTSLVVVGILFFSVAFLFKIGAFPFQGWLPDVYSMADRVSVAFVSSVGKIVGIAPLVVILYYIQPMSSTLSLTVFVLFVIISIASLVFGNISAFSRKDFAAMLSYSSITQVGFMLIAIAMFPYDETVALAGLMVYLIAYSVAQAGLFLALSHVEKISGTSSFEGFRGIGNGDKALAFAISILLLSLLGLPPILGFWAKLFVLESSFSQPWLTIIGFLNSAIAAGYYIPPIREMFREGSFEAVNSPERSSTIIASILSIILGILAPLIFGVLI, encoded by the coding sequence ATGGAACTCTCCATATATTTACCTATAGTAATACCATCGGTAATTATGGTAGTAACGTCTATAGCAGTACTCTACGTAGATAACGGAAAGACTGAGGGCTTTTTAAGGGCTCTTTACTTTGCCCTTGCTTCGCTAATAGTATCCCTTATCCTGTTTGTGGTATTTTTCACCCTAAAGTACTATGGATACGGGTTGTTCTCTTATTCCATTCACCTAACGCCTTTCGGCTACTTTATAGCGATAGCTTCCCTTTTAGCGTCTATAATAATAATCATAGGGGGCATAAACGAGTTAAGGGACTGGGACAATAGGAGTTCCTTCTTGTCCCTAGTCATACTGACCAATTTGGGAGTCCTATACCTAGCGTTTGCCTATAATGTGTTGACGATATTTGCTTCTTGGGGTATTGCATCAGCAGCTACTTACGTTATAGCTATGCTAAAGAAAGACTATAACTCTACCGAAGCCGGAGTCAAGTACTTAGTCATGGGGCTTTTATCGAGCTCTCTAATGATAGTAGGTTTGGCGTTTTACGTCCTAGGGATCAACAGCCTATCCTTAGACGCTACCGTTTCCTATACGTCTCTAGTCGTTGTGGGTATTCTGTTCTTTTCCGTAGCGTTCTTGTTTAAGATCGGTGCCTTCCCGTTCCAAGGCTGGCTTCCTGACGTGTACTCCATGGCTGACAGGGTGTCCGTAGCCTTCGTCTCCAGTGTAGGTAAAATAGTAGGGATAGCCCCTTTAGTAGTAATCCTCTACTATATCCAACCCATGAGCTCTACACTTTCACTGACCGTCTTTGTCCTCTTCGTAATAATATCTATTGCAAGTCTGGTATTCGGTAACATTTCGGCATTTTCAAGAAAAGACTTTGCTGCTATGTTGTCCTACAGTAGTATAACTCAAGTAGGCTTTATGTTAATAGCTATTGCAATGTTCCCTTATGACGAGACTGTCGCTCTGGCCGGATTAATGGTCTACCTTATAGCTTATTCGGTAGCACAAGCAGGTCTATTCCTTGCTCTATCACATGTAGAGAAGATATCTGGGACTAGTAGTTTCGAGGGGTTTAGGGGGATAGGCAACGGGGACAAGGCGTTAGCTTTTGCTATATCTATATTATTACTTAGCCTCCTTGGGTTACCGCCTATTTTAGGTTTCTGGGCTAAGCTCTTCGTACTTGAGTCCTCTTTCTCACAACCTTGGTTGACTATTATAGGGTTCTTAAACAGTGCCATAGCTGCGGGTTATTATATCCCTCCGATAAGGGAAATGTTCAGAGAAGGCAGTTTTGAAGCTGTAAATTCTCCAGAGAGGAGTTCGACAATAATAGCGTCAATCTTAAGTATAATATTGGGAATATTAGCTCCATTAATTTTCGGGGTGTTAATTTGA
- a CDS encoding DedA family protein, translating into MYVFKGISGYLTILALMILEGIGFPVPSEVIMPLVGYFSKLGYLDLLGGVLVGTLGSLTGSIVDYYLALKLGPTFVRKFGKYVMLDTEKEAKLVNWFNRHGILAVFGFRFVPKFRALISFPAGLARMNFVIFIVFTFLGHFIWDISLAYAGFSLYNNINYIIMLAEKFSEVLLIVTLVLIAIYVIYKYKFTSRS; encoded by the coding sequence ATGTACGTATTTAAAGGTATTTCGGGCTACTTAACTATCCTTGCATTAATGATATTAGAAGGGATAGGTTTTCCAGTCCCCAGTGAGGTGATAATGCCCCTAGTAGGTTACTTTTCTAAACTTGGATACTTAGACCTGCTAGGAGGTGTTTTAGTAGGTACTTTAGGTAGCCTTACGGGGTCAATAGTTGACTACTATCTTGCCTTAAAGTTAGGCCCTACTTTTGTGAGAAAATTCGGTAAGTACGTGATGTTAGATACTGAAAAAGAGGCAAAGCTCGTGAACTGGTTTAACAGACACGGTATACTGGCTGTTTTTGGGTTCAGGTTTGTCCCAAAATTTAGGGCGTTAATATCTTTTCCTGCAGGGTTAGCGAGAATGAATTTTGTAATCTTCATTGTCTTTACTTTTCTTGGACATTTTATATGGGATATTTCATTAGCTTACGCTGGCTTTTCACTCTACAATAACATAAATTATATTATCATGCTAGCGGAGAAGTTCTCAGAAGTATTATTAATTGTAACACTGGTATTAATCGCTATTTACGTCATATACAAATACAAATTTACTTCCCGCTCTTAA
- a CDS encoding mechanosensitive ion channel domain-containing protein — MQWRNQLIKILIILVVVAIIYFLLKVILKVLITILPTPISTDISTFESEIITGIDIVLIAVGGYLIINIIQKILSMTVLTKLERGVANIIKFSLDVVLYTVLVLAILTALHINLTGVVVGGAVGGIIIGLAVQTVAQNILSGVLVTSSRTLSPGDAVSLISWIWGNPIIGEVRKVSILFTEVLTIYGNLVKIPNSAFLGNTVFQKLERSEGGLVYPLQVSLNADVEGVKVMERAKDILKDYIKDNTQMPQIIFSNKNGGTNVFTVIIRLTNVNELNDLINLVNRAFDQAYWQIKSGK; from the coding sequence ATGCAATGGAGGAATCAGCTAATTAAGATCTTAATAATACTAGTCGTGGTAGCTATAATATACTTCCTCTTAAAGGTGATCCTAAAAGTCCTGATAACAATACTCCCAACTCCCATTAGCACGGATATCTCTACCTTCGAATCGGAAATAATAACCGGGATAGATATAGTCTTAATAGCAGTTGGAGGATACCTCATTATAAACATAATACAAAAGATACTCTCGATGACGGTCCTAACCAAACTAGAACGGGGAGTAGCTAACATAATAAAGTTCTCCTTAGATGTTGTACTGTATACTGTCTTAGTCCTAGCTATACTGACAGCCTTGCACATAAACCTTACCGGAGTGGTAGTAGGGGGTGCTGTTGGTGGTATCATAATAGGCCTCGCGGTCCAAACAGTTGCACAGAATATCTTGTCCGGAGTACTTGTGACATCAAGCAGGACTCTAAGCCCAGGTGACGCAGTGTCATTAATTTCATGGATCTGGGGTAACCCTATTATAGGGGAAGTTAGAAAAGTATCGATACTTTTTACTGAAGTACTGACAATTTACGGGAACTTAGTAAAAATACCCAACTCCGCCTTTCTCGGCAATACTGTTTTTCAGAAACTAGAAAGAAGTGAAGGAGGACTAGTATACCCATTACAAGTCTCCCTAAACGCTGACGTAGAAGGTGTAAAGGTTATGGAAAGGGCTAAAGATATACTAAAGGACTATATCAAAGATAATACCCAGATGCCGCAAATAATTTTCTCGAACAAGAACGGAGGGACTAACGTATTTACCGTAATTATACGCCTTACAAACGTGAACGAACTAAACGACTTGATTAACTTAGTAAATAGGGCGTTTGACCAAGCTTACTGGCAAATTAAGAGCGGGAAGTAA
- a CDS encoding APC family permease — MTQENKSLFLRESSGLVREVSPWASMSATFGLVTGGVPILILSWLFTAPGANWILSFLLMLPATLGMAFLFYVAGVSMPRAGGDYVFNSRAVHPAVGFVNYWGLFIGFALSLGYYSYLAAQWFAYLFSGIGLAYNNSYFLSIGNFLGTTEAEVLLGTVVVIMSTLLGVFTRFQWKFVLYGGLISLITSVVMFGALATIHPANFATALAQNTGVPNAYNEVINDATSNGLSFYPAAYATVLAGPVVWYYYTWYNLPASWSGEMKKPKLNILYATIVSILLIAIYYIVFTYLNLNAFGYKFLTAWSYISNNGVNDTVYNDLQSIGTFTPYFAFIVTHSLPLFIIMFIALWLPNFYSNPPLVVALVRYLFAWSFDRLMPSWLADVNDRVKAPVKATILVGILGELGVLLYAFNTPIAIVDTTVVFEIGYAVFALSIALMPFVRKNLFKNAVMYRQSIGKMPIVSVIGFSIFAFLVYILSITWGNPILLPVNFPTLLSLAIIYASGAMIYFASYIYNKSRGIDLSILFEEIPPE; from the coding sequence ATGACCCAAGAGAATAAATCCTTATTCCTAAGGGAGAGCTCCGGGCTAGTAAGAGAGGTGAGCCCATGGGCTTCTATGTCAGCCACGTTTGGACTTGTGACGGGAGGTGTACCTATTCTAATCCTTTCGTGGTTATTTACAGCTCCCGGAGCTAATTGGATACTTTCTTTTTTACTCATGTTACCTGCAACCCTAGGTATGGCTTTCCTATTTTATGTTGCAGGGGTGTCCATGCCCAGGGCGGGAGGCGACTATGTGTTTAACAGTAGGGCAGTTCACCCTGCTGTAGGTTTCGTGAACTACTGGGGTCTATTCATAGGGTTTGCCCTATCCCTTGGTTACTATAGTTATCTAGCTGCCCAGTGGTTTGCCTATTTATTTTCAGGGATAGGCCTCGCATATAATAACTCTTACTTCTTGTCTATAGGGAACTTTTTAGGTACGACAGAAGCAGAAGTCCTGTTGGGTACAGTAGTCGTTATAATGTCCACCCTATTGGGGGTCTTTACCCGTTTTCAGTGGAAATTCGTGCTTTACGGGGGTCTGATATCCTTAATAACTTCAGTTGTAATGTTCGGTGCTTTAGCGACTATACACCCTGCTAACTTTGCTACAGCCCTAGCCCAGAATACCGGAGTCCCAAATGCATATAACGAAGTGATAAATGACGCAACGTCAAACGGGTTATCTTTCTATCCTGCTGCGTATGCTACCGTCTTAGCTGGCCCGGTGGTCTGGTACTACTATACTTGGTATAATTTACCTGCATCTTGGAGCGGTGAGATGAAAAAACCAAAGCTTAACATACTATATGCCACTATAGTTTCTATATTACTTATAGCAATTTACTACATTGTATTTACGTATTTAAACTTAAACGCTTTTGGTTATAAATTCCTTACTGCGTGGAGCTACATATCTAATAATGGGGTTAATGATACTGTCTACAATGACCTGCAGAGCATAGGTACTTTCACACCTTATTTCGCGTTTATTGTTACTCACAGTTTACCCCTCTTCATTATAATGTTTATTGCACTATGGTTACCCAATTTTTACAGCAATCCACCTTTAGTAGTAGCCTTAGTGAGGTACTTGTTTGCTTGGTCATTTGACCGTCTTATGCCGTCTTGGTTAGCTGATGTTAACGATAGAGTAAAAGCACCGGTGAAGGCTACGATATTAGTGGGTATACTAGGCGAATTGGGCGTATTACTTTATGCGTTTAATACCCCTATAGCTATTGTTGACACTACAGTAGTCTTTGAGATAGGTTACGCGGTGTTTGCACTGTCTATAGCGTTAATGCCTTTTGTAAGAAAGAACTTGTTCAAAAACGCCGTTATGTACAGGCAAAGTATAGGCAAAATGCCTATAGTTAGTGTAATAGGTTTCTCCATATTTGCCTTCTTAGTTTATATTCTAAGTATAACATGGGGTAATCCAATATTGTTACCGGTAAACTTCCCGACCTTATTATCTCTAGCTATAATATATGCCTCTGGGGCTATGATATATTTCGCATCGTATATATATAATAAGAGTAGAGGGATAGACTTAAGTATCCTATTTGAAGAAATACCTCCAGAGTGA
- a CDS encoding tRNA sulfurtransferase, with the protein MGIIIVRPSGELAIKSSYVRRIFIRKLVKNISTQITVSKWRVDQGYIILETEGDVSRLSYVFGISYFYVAEEINFSTIQELAHAAVEKFAELVRGKKFAVRVRRTGEHEFTSMDIAREVGKLLLPFSAGVDLENPEAIVHIDVIQNRAYLYSEEHQGPNGFPVGTTGKTVVLFSGGLDSPVATWMMMKRGAKPILLNVKLGGELQKNLVIDEIKVLSKWSGGEKLKVYFVDGLKISTYLSNVNKFLRVITLKRIMYKLADFLGRKTGAYSITTGESLSQVSSQTMKNLFVSEYGINRPVFRPLIGMDKEEIVSISRKIGTYELSSKMPEYCIISSKSTVRARLSEVLDNEKDINIDYKDLLDHAEVLEV; encoded by the coding sequence ATGGGAATTATTATTGTTAGACCTTCAGGAGAACTGGCAATTAAGTCGAGCTATGTGAGGAGGATCTTTATCAGGAAATTAGTTAAAAATATTTCAACTCAGATAACAGTAAGTAAATGGAGAGTAGACCAAGGTTACATTATTTTAGAGACTGAAGGTGACGTGTCTAGGCTTTCCTACGTGTTTGGTATCTCTTATTTTTACGTAGCTGAAGAGATAAACTTCTCGACGATCCAAGAGCTCGCTCATGCAGCTGTGGAAAAGTTCGCTGAATTGGTTAGAGGTAAGAAGTTTGCTGTTAGAGTGAGGAGGACTGGGGAGCATGAGTTTACGAGTATGGACATAGCTAGGGAGGTTGGAAAACTGCTTCTACCCTTTAGTGCAGGTGTAGATCTAGAAAACCCAGAAGCGATAGTTCACATTGACGTAATACAGAACCGTGCATACCTCTATTCGGAGGAACATCAGGGGCCTAACGGTTTCCCCGTGGGGACTACGGGAAAAACTGTAGTATTATTCAGCGGTGGACTTGACTCTCCAGTAGCTACGTGGATGATGATGAAGAGGGGTGCAAAGCCTATACTCCTAAACGTAAAGTTAGGTGGAGAATTGCAAAAGAACTTGGTAATTGATGAAATAAAAGTCCTCAGTAAATGGAGTGGAGGAGAAAAGCTAAAGGTCTACTTTGTAGACGGACTTAAGATCTCTACCTATCTATCTAACGTAAATAAGTTCCTCAGAGTTATCACTTTAAAAAGGATAATGTATAAGCTAGCAGACTTTTTGGGAAGAAAAACCGGTGCGTACTCAATAACTACCGGGGAATCACTTTCCCAAGTATCATCTCAGACTATGAAGAACCTTTTCGTCAGCGAGTACGGGATAAACAGGCCTGTTTTTAGACCTTTAATAGGTATGGACAAAGAAGAGATAGTCTCCATATCTAGAAAAATAGGGACTTACGAGTTATCTTCTAAGATGCCTGAATATTGTATAATTTCCTCTAAAAGTACTGTAAGGGCAAGATTAAGTGAAGTCCTAGACAATGAAAAAGACATAAACATTGACTATAAAGACTTACTAGACCATGCAGAGGTATTAGAGGTGTAA
- a CDS encoding PaREP1 family protein has product MQELPKPWFDKERYKKTRLLEAKYEAELAKRFLDDGLIRNAVGKAYQAWKALVAAYAVDYKDKLKSTFTGTVKIKGGKKVDKVDWVIAVMPSTSIKLVSQVIGGEINLYTNVALLIHQYQYNGPDKEGILSPYSSDESAKNDIFLILEEVEKLLRKFPDLS; this is encoded by the coding sequence ATGCAGGAGCTACCAAAGCCTTGGTTTGATAAGGAAAGATATAAGAAGACCAGACTTTTAGAGGCTAAGTATGAGGCTGAGTTAGCGAAACGTTTCCTTGACGACGGATTAATTAGGAACGCTGTGGGAAAGGCTTATCAAGCATGGAAGGCATTAGTTGCCGCATACGCTGTAGATTATAAGGATAAATTAAAGTCCACGTTTACCGGGACAGTGAAGATAAAAGGGGGAAAGAAGGTAGATAAAGTTGATTGGGTAATTGCCGTAATGCCGAGCACGTCAATTAAGCTCGTATCGCAGGTAATAGGCGGTGAAATAAACCTTTATACGAACGTTGCGCTATTAATCCACCAATACCAGTATAACGGACCAGATAAGGAAGGAATACTAAGTCCATACTCAAGCGACGAGTCCGCAAAAAATGATATTTTCTTAATCTTAGAAGAGGTAGAGAAACTCTTGAGGAAATTTCCTGATTTATCGTAA
- a CDS encoding cation:proton antiporter: MNAALISLLFLGIMLLGAKLMEELFGRLSLVKFVGPILIGIILGPGVLGVIKLNDIISFIASLGIVFLLFLAGVEEIGEKFSVDKKDLLASILELIIPIVAVGLTLYYVGEFNLVIIIPLAMTSVGPLTRLLSDIGIAKERLGIKIFNQSVLNEIISIFTFSIITHFSVIQFIGTLLLVILITVSGKYIAKILEAIEGYFKVREIEFATTISIILIVGFLAEIYGFNSAIAALFLGFLLRDYFSDRPHLKERLHAFTYGFFEPLFFVSIGLYFVKISIDLLLLSAILFSATVLSKFASGFLVAKTQDIDEILNGLGTSVKGGVDVSLLITALASSIITPFQYSFSTLAITYTALFFPLMFRLRYGKPRGEKKKVNLTMPIKNVIEEKVFVTCEDNLRRVVDLMNEKKVRAFVVINDQSRPTSMITMTTLLEIDPNDYEELKVCDVGLEDVEIVDENTRVIDVLRKFRETETSVIAVVDKEGKLSGVVYERELLRKITE; the protein is encoded by the coding sequence ATGAATGCCGCCCTTATTAGTCTACTGTTCTTAGGAATAATGCTGCTAGGAGCGAAACTAATGGAAGAATTATTCGGAAGGTTAAGTCTCGTTAAATTTGTCGGACCGATACTCATAGGAATTATACTAGGCCCGGGTGTCTTAGGCGTTATAAAACTGAACGACATAATTTCCTTTATTGCCTCACTGGGGATAGTATTTCTACTCTTCTTAGCTGGCGTTGAGGAAATAGGAGAAAAATTCAGTGTCGATAAGAAAGACTTACTAGCATCTATCTTAGAGTTAATAATACCGATAGTGGCTGTAGGGTTAACCTTGTATTACGTAGGTGAATTTAACCTAGTCATAATAATCCCGCTCGCAATGACCAGTGTAGGGCCTTTGACGAGACTGCTCTCAGATATAGGGATCGCAAAGGAAAGGCTAGGTATAAAAATTTTCAACCAGTCCGTACTTAACGAAATTATCTCAATTTTTACTTTTTCGATAATAACTCACTTTTCCGTTATTCAGTTTATAGGGACTTTACTATTGGTGATTTTGATCACAGTATCAGGGAAATACATAGCTAAAATACTGGAGGCAATTGAAGGATACTTTAAGGTCAGAGAAATAGAATTCGCAACCACAATCTCCATAATTTTAATTGTAGGCTTCTTGGCTGAAATTTATGGCTTTAACTCGGCGATAGCGGCCCTATTTCTCGGCTTTTTACTCAGAGACTATTTCTCAGACAGACCGCATTTAAAGGAAAGGCTTCATGCATTCACGTATGGGTTCTTCGAACCTTTATTTTTTGTCAGTATAGGGTTATATTTTGTAAAGATAAGTATTGACCTACTACTTTTGTCAGCTATACTTTTTTCAGCCACTGTACTAAGCAAATTCGCATCTGGGTTCCTAGTTGCTAAAACTCAGGACATAGATGAAATACTTAATGGCTTAGGGACTTCAGTCAAAGGAGGGGTGGACGTTTCGCTCCTCATTACAGCTTTAGCGTCTTCAATAATTACTCCTTTCCAATACTCTTTCTCCACGTTGGCTATTACTTATACGGCACTCTTCTTTCCTTTAATGTTTAGGCTGAGGTATGGTAAGCCAAGGGGAGAAAAGAAAAAGGTAAACTTGACTATGCCTATAAAGAACGTAATAGAAGAAAAAGTGTTTGTAACATGTGAGGACAATTTAAGGAGAGTGGTAGACCTTATGAACGAGAAGAAGGTTAGGGCTTTCGTAGTAATTAATGACCAAAGTAGACCGACCTCAATGATTACCATGACTACCTTACTGGAAATTGACCCTAATGACTACGAGGAACTTAAAGTATGCGACGTAGGTCTTGAGGACGTTGAGATAGTAGACGAAAATACAAGGGTCATTGACGTATTAAGAAAGTTCAGGGAAACGGAGACTTCAGTGATCGCAGTGGTCGATAAGGAGGGTAAATTATCGGGAGTAGTCTATGAAAGAGAATTATTAAGAAAAATAACAGAATAA
- a CDS encoding putative metallopeptidase, which translates to MAIKYEFANDVKELANRVNQIGELGLDMTRIQFIRSYNSRSNAIARVIMMPSQWRFILHPQILYVVEVISEKYDILSCEKRVEVIFHELTHIPMGMTGGLRGHNAKEFRHAKRKSLEISKKIC; encoded by the coding sequence GTGGCAATAAAATACGAGTTTGCAAATGATGTAAAGGAACTGGCCAACAGAGTTAACCAAATAGGTGAGCTCGGGCTCGATATGACCAGGATCCAATTTATTAGGAGCTATAATTCAAGGAGCAACGCGATAGCCAGAGTGATTATGATGCCCTCACAGTGGAGGTTCATACTACATCCCCAGATACTATATGTCGTAGAAGTAATTTCGGAAAAATACGATATCTTAAGCTGTGAAAAAAGAGTTGAGGTCATATTTCATGAACTCACTCACATACCTATGGGAATGACGGGAGGTCTAAGAGGCCATAATGCCAAGGAATTTAGACACGCAAAGAGAAAGAGCTTAGAAATAAGTAAAAAAATTTGTTAA
- a CDS encoding MFS transporter, with the protein MVRGKTILVIGFVIMCFNSLYQYAWNALLPLFKSGFGVSLVEVELAFSLFTVFSTTFQIVGGSIADYRGPRLIGVISSLLSGIGFLGTSFSSSIYEFYTFWSLGSIGEGILYGIAANLAVKWFPSKRGFATGFVSLGFGLGSAIANPFIASSSSFRAPTLVIGLVEIVILPLLLYAIDYPKKVKGDRPTTVIRTVTWWLIYVSFSTSAVPLTVLSSSLSVLSPKDLLVLLVTVFPLLSGASRPIIGYLSDSFGRVGTTSAVLFAMIIGSTFFLLGLIVPSVVIIGFFGGSMITLFFALSGDIFGEKYSTANNAILYTGKALAGVLGSTVFSLLFLYNPLYAKVFVLANAVGGFILIVSVLLLSKRGKSSVGVH; encoded by the coding sequence ATGGTTAGGGGTAAAACGATCCTCGTAATAGGGTTCGTTATAATGTGCTTTAACTCTCTATACCAGTATGCATGGAATGCCCTACTCCCTCTCTTTAAGTCGGGCTTTGGCGTGTCTCTCGTCGAGGTCGAGCTGGCGTTTTCTCTCTTTACTGTCTTTTCGACCACTTTTCAGATAGTCGGAGGGAGTATTGCGGACTACAGGGGCCCAAGGCTAATCGGGGTCATCTCGTCATTGCTCTCTGGAATAGGTTTTTTAGGGACTTCCTTCAGTAGCTCGATCTATGAGTTTTATACCTTCTGGTCTTTGGGCAGTATAGGAGAAGGTATACTTTACGGTATAGCTGCTAACTTGGCTGTGAAGTGGTTCCCTAGTAAGAGGGGCTTCGCCACCGGGTTTGTTTCCCTGGGCTTCGGTCTGGGTTCTGCTATAGCAAACCCGTTTATAGCGTCTTCTTCGTCCTTTAGGGCCCCTACTTTAGTTATAGGGCTGGTCGAAATAGTTATCCTACCGCTTCTCCTTTATGCCATAGATTACCCTAAAAAAGTGAAAGGGGATAGGCCTACTACAGTTATAAGGACCGTTACTTGGTGGTTGATTTACGTATCCTTTTCTACCTCTGCCGTCCCATTAACAGTCCTGTCTTCGTCTCTTTCTGTCTTATCTCCTAAAGACCTCTTAGTCCTCCTCGTAACTGTCTTCCCGTTACTCAGCGGGGCCAGTAGACCGATTATAGGTTATTTGTCTGACAGCTTCGGGAGGGTAGGCACTACTTCGGCGGTTCTTTTCGCGATGATTATAGGTAGTACTTTTTTCCTATTGGGTCTTATAGTCCCTTCAGTTGTAATAATAGGGTTTTTCGGTGGTTCTATGATTACCTTGTTTTTTGCGTTATCTGGAGATATATTCGGTGAAAAGTACTCAACTGCTAATAACGCAATCCTATATACTGGTAAAGCATTAGCGGGTGTTCTAGGTAGTACTGTCTTTAGCCTTCTCTTCTTGTATAATCCCCTTTATGCTAAAGTATTCGTGTTGGCAAACGCTGTAGGGGGGTTCATCTTGATCGTTTCTGTATTGTTGTTAAGTAAAAGGGGTAAGTCTAGTGTTGGGGTTCATTGA
- a CDS encoding inositol-3-phosphate synthase, with protein sequence MIRVAIVGVGNVASALLQSLEWVKQGKPIYGILTSLPYRPEEIEVVSAFDIDKRKVGKKLSQAIFEKPNVVPKQVDVKNDVIVLRGETLDGREGVLERIVEESDETPVDIISELKKNKVDVVVNLLPTGAQKATEFYAEKSLNAFSSFINTTPSSVVEKFDTKFKESHIPLMGDDLLSQIGGTALHTGIIEFLKSRGVRVTRTYQIDISGTTETLVTLEDWRKELKKDIKSQYISKHSNGTNVVAGTSDYVEFLGDRRVSYMVIEGEYSIGIPVRVDISFKSYDSFNAVVPLIDLIRLAKSLKDKGIGGSVPEICGYYFKKPPVIYDSIEESKKVLMDYVNKVMTEPRLDR encoded by the coding sequence TTGATAAGAGTAGCTATTGTAGGTGTAGGGAATGTAGCAAGTGCCCTATTGCAGTCTTTAGAGTGGGTAAAGCAGGGAAAACCTATATACGGTATTCTGACTTCTCTTCCTTACAGGCCAGAGGAAATTGAAGTCGTAAGTGCTTTTGATATAGATAAAAGGAAGGTCGGAAAGAAATTATCTCAGGCTATATTTGAAAAACCCAATGTGGTGCCCAAGCAAGTAGACGTCAAAAATGACGTAATTGTATTAAGAGGAGAAACACTAGACGGTAGGGAGGGCGTCTTGGAGAGGATTGTAGAGGAATCCGATGAAACACCGGTTGACATAATCAGTGAGTTAAAGAAGAATAAGGTAGATGTAGTGGTTAACTTACTACCTACGGGAGCACAGAAGGCTACAGAATTTTATGCTGAGAAGTCGTTAAATGCATTTTCAAGTTTTATTAACACTACCCCCTCTTCAGTTGTCGAGAAATTTGACACTAAATTCAAGGAATCTCACATTCCCCTTATGGGCGATGACCTTTTAAGTCAGATAGGCGGGACTGCCTTACATACCGGTATTATTGAGTTCCTGAAGAGCAGAGGGGTTAGGGTAACTAGGACTTACCAAATAGACATCTCAGGTACGACAGAGACTTTAGTGACTCTTGAAGACTGGAGGAAGGAACTAAAGAAGGATATAAAAAGCCAATACATTTCCAAACATTCCAACGGGACTAATGTTGTAGCAGGTACCTCAGACTATGTAGAGTTCTTGGGAGATAGGAGGGTCAGTTACATGGTTATTGAGGGGGAATATTCTATAGGGATACCAGTTAGGGTTGATATATCCTTTAAATCGTATGATTCATTCAATGCTGTAGTCCCTTTAATCGACCTGATCAGGCTAGCTAAGTCATTAAAAGATAAGGGCATAGGAGGTTCTGTCCCTGAGATCTGCGGATATTACTTTAAAAAACCTCCAGTTATATATGATAGCATAGAGGAATCGAAGAAGGTTCTAATGGATTACGTTAATAAAGTGATGACAGAACCCCGGCTTGATAGATGA
- a CDS encoding metallophosphoesterase family protein: MFKKVEGKILVLSDIHYPHCNEKLITHITRAENPDLLVLLGDIVTELNSGYRTFLDSLSANEVVYVKGDGDVLEGDTEVLEVENNKKKFLFFHGHQVLKERTQYSLAKTLKKLNYYLPPLGFCVLARVVKADFSRYIILGHSHALVYFHGIRCANAGTMSSVENLYNDRGYIRIVDGKIEIIRIS; the protein is encoded by the coding sequence ATGTTTAAAAAAGTCGAGGGAAAGATACTAGTCCTCTCTGATATACATTACCCGCACTGTAATGAGAAACTAATAACCCATATAACACGAGCCGAGAACCCTGACTTACTTGTACTCCTAGGGGATATAGTCACCGAGCTTAACTCAGGATATAGGACATTTTTAGATAGTTTATCAGCAAACGAAGTAGTGTACGTCAAAGGAGACGGGGATGTGCTTGAAGGAGATACTGAAGTCCTCGAAGTAGAAAACAACAAAAAGAAGTTCCTATTCTTTCACGGACACCAGGTCTTAAAAGAACGAACACAATACTCATTAGCAAAAACTCTGAAGAAGCTAAATTACTATTTACCCCCCTTAGGGTTTTGTGTTTTAGCGAGAGTGGTAAAGGCTGACTTCTCGCGGTATATCATCTTGGGGCATTCCCATGCCCTTGTGTACTTTCATGGAATCCGGTGCGCAAACGCGGGTACTATGAGCTCAGTTGAAAACCTATATAATGACAGAGGTTATATAAGAATAGTTGACGGGAAAATAGAGATAATACGTATAAGTTGA